In Pseudomonas sp. GCEP-101, one DNA window encodes the following:
- a CDS encoding MalM family protein produces MGASAQAASGRYLSWIDDSGQVHNTFVDANYAQQQRQADKRIDQSDRARLIDLSATQWPGSRPAGESKRRYFTWVDAQGNLQNSFYAAGQVAPGRADYVLPNGDHSSEYIDAESYEDRGFVRSENGNPYFTWVDDKGQVRNSPITAEQRGEMFRRGEQGGSQIAFTEGRQIDLKTRPSNLPGLDGTSEQTDAMKALLKGSGKTLDDLYVDLQRRCCEQMGDGDFTELSAEEPRYEELNKFSPSFDFPMGKSYFVAMKLPSSQRVYGLRVRSFANHQVVYPSLLFLDEQKRPTRLVSDAVYKLNPETWYRYAFIEGTVPVRANQGERYVLLLTTDEDRSLQTLDNKPYKRPLEELAVNEAGMKVREHGDQGGFELAVVR; encoded by the coding sequence ATGGGCGCGTCGGCTCAGGCCGCCAGCGGCCGTTACCTGTCGTGGATCGACGACAGCGGACAGGTGCACAACACCTTCGTCGACGCCAACTACGCCCAGCAGCAGCGTCAGGCCGACAAGCGCATCGACCAGAGCGACCGCGCGCGGCTGATCGACCTCAGCGCCACCCAGTGGCCCGGCAGCCGGCCGGCAGGGGAGAGCAAGCGCCGCTACTTCACCTGGGTGGACGCCCAGGGCAACCTGCAGAACAGCTTCTATGCCGCCGGCCAGGTGGCGCCGGGCCGTGCCGACTACGTGCTGCCCAACGGGGATCATTCCTCCGAGTACATCGACGCCGAGTCCTACGAGGATCGCGGCTTCGTCCGCAGCGAAAACGGCAACCCGTACTTCACCTGGGTCGACGACAAGGGCCAGGTGCGCAACTCGCCGATCACCGCCGAGCAACGCGGCGAGATGTTCCGCCGGGGCGAGCAGGGCGGCAGCCAGATCGCCTTTACCGAAGGTCGGCAGATCGACCTGAAGACGCGCCCGAGCAACTTGCCCGGGCTCGACGGCACGAGTGAACAGACCGACGCCATGAAGGCGCTGCTCAAGGGCAGTGGCAAGACCCTGGATGACCTCTACGTCGACCTGCAGCGCCGCTGCTGCGAGCAGATGGGCGATGGCGATTTCACCGAACTGTCCGCCGAGGAACCGCGCTACGAGGAACTGAACAAGTTCTCGCCGAGCTTCGACTTCCCCATGGGCAAGAGCTACTTCGTGGCCATGAAGCTGCCCAGTTCCCAGCGCGTCTACGGCCTGCGCGTGCGCAGCTTCGCCAACCACCAGGTGGTCTATCCGTCGCTGCTGTTCCTCGACGAGCAGAAGCGCCCGACCCGCCTGGTGAGCGATGCGGTGTACAAGCTCAATCCGGAAACCTGGTACCGCTACGCTTTCATCGAGGGCACGGTGCCGGTGCGCGCCAACCAGGGCGAGCGCTACGTGCTGCTGCTCACCACCGACGAGGACCGCAGCCTGCAGACCCTCGACAACAAACCCTACAAGCGCCCGCTGGAAGAGCTGGCGGTGAACGAGGCGGGCATGAAGGTGCGCGAGCACGGCGACCAGGGCGGATTCGAGCTGGCGGTGGTGCGCTGA
- a CDS encoding alpha-L-glutamate ligase-like protein, translated as MFGLIKRWKALSALGIMGINRRNADYVLKYNQRHLYPIVDDKIITKQRAIEAGIHVPEMYGIISTEKEIERLPEIIGERSDFVIKPAQGAGGDGILVIADRFEGRYKTVSGRIISHEEIEHQLSSILTGLYSLGGHRDRALIEYRVTPDQIFKSISYEGVPDIRIIVLMGYPVMAMLRLPTRQSNGKANLHQGAIGVGVDLATGLTLRGTWLNNKISKHPDTTNAVDGVQLPNWDGFMKLAAGCYELCGLGYIGVDMVLDQDKGPLILELNARPGLNIQIANDCGLTLRTHAVEAHIAELEAKGVKETVEERVRFSQQLFGHVHPKEV; from the coding sequence ATGTTCGGCCTGATCAAGCGATGGAAAGCCCTGAGTGCCCTCGGCATCATGGGTATCAACCGACGCAACGCGGACTACGTGCTCAAGTACAACCAGCGGCACCTGTACCCGATCGTCGACGACAAGATCATCACCAAGCAGCGCGCCATCGAGGCGGGCATCCACGTACCGGAAATGTACGGGATCATCTCCACCGAGAAGGAGATCGAGCGCCTGCCCGAGATCATCGGCGAGCGCAGCGACTTCGTGATCAAGCCGGCGCAGGGCGCCGGCGGCGACGGCATCCTGGTGATCGCCGACCGCTTCGAGGGCCGCTACAAGACGGTCTCCGGGCGCATCATCAGCCATGAGGAAATCGAGCACCAACTCTCGAGCATCCTCACCGGCCTGTACTCCCTGGGCGGCCACCGCGACCGCGCGCTGATCGAGTACCGGGTGACTCCGGACCAGATCTTCAAGAGCATCAGCTACGAAGGCGTGCCGGACATCCGCATCATCGTGCTGATGGGTTACCCGGTGATGGCGATGCTGCGCCTGCCGACCCGCCAGTCCAACGGCAAGGCCAACCTGCACCAGGGCGCCATCGGCGTGGGTGTGGACCTCGCCACCGGCCTCACCCTGCGCGGCACCTGGCTGAACAACAAGATCAGCAAGCACCCGGACACCACCAACGCGGTGGACGGGGTGCAACTGCCCAACTGGGACGGCTTCATGAAGCTCGCCGCCGGCTGCTACGAGCTGTGCGGCCTGGGCTACATCGGCGTGGACATGGTGCTGGACCAGGACAAGGGCCCGCTGATCCTCGAACTCAACGCCCGCCCCGGCCTGAACATCCAGATCGCCAACGACTGCGGCCTGACCCTGCGCACCCATGCCGTCGAGGCGCATATCGCCGAGCTGGAAGCCAAGGGCGTGAAGGAAACCGTGGAAGAGCGCGTGCGCTTCTCCCAGCAGTTGTTCGGACACGTGCATCCGAAGGAAGTCTGA
- a CDS encoding outer membrane protein transport protein, with translation MTMRISPLAVAMAGVGLGWATLANAQLANDLTIGNPKAMAMANAVTADSTGIDAVHYNPAALTKLKGRQTAVKLITGVMDIRAGFKAPPDYGSSSFGLDDDPVAGQNSRTLTPTMYLPGLGGMTDMPLLVAPLAGLSINPPGSKFTFATNVYAPQALGYSRDSDSDPARYEGRRVSLQRITYFSPSVGYEINDTLSAGLSIGFSHQAMALDTDFRNPGLLTGLLQTLHDTTCVPGAQEIVELVFNVCGGRIGPYDSLANLKLDMQQTLSPSFNLGVLWEPYDWFAWGATYQSESRMHLKGKYRVDYTKDWQGFWSGMQSSIFGAFLSPLFPYGNAEEEHGVATLNMVNPDSFSTGIKVRPFDRWQFNFDLKWTDYSDWNKLEIEFDKELDLLRIAKNFAPNGATDHSIILDRGYQDTWSYAMGVQYDVNDRLQLRAGYEYRPSAIPKDKADALVPIGDADLYGLGLGYQWDKDTVIDLGFNYFVSKQNIKAGTSCNLNCTGIDNLVYNPYAGLDVSTTVKAYVFAMTYRTTF, from the coding sequence ATGACTATGCGCATTTCGCCCCTCGCGGTGGCGATGGCAGGGGTAGGGCTTGGCTGGGCGACGCTGGCCAACGCCCAACTGGCCAACGACCTGACCATCGGCAACCCCAAGGCCATGGCCATGGCCAACGCGGTCACGGCTGACTCCACCGGCATCGACGCGGTGCACTACAACCCCGCCGCCCTGACCAAGCTCAAGGGCCGCCAGACCGCGGTCAAGCTGATCACCGGGGTGATGGACATCCGCGCCGGCTTCAAGGCGCCGCCGGACTACGGCTCCTCGTCGTTCGGCCTGGACGACGACCCGGTGGCCGGCCAGAACAGCCGCACGCTGACCCCGACCATGTACCTGCCGGGCCTGGGCGGCATGACCGACATGCCGCTACTGGTGGCGCCCCTGGCCGGGCTGTCGATCAACCCGCCAGGCTCCAAGTTCACCTTCGCCACCAACGTCTACGCGCCGCAGGCGCTGGGTTATTCGCGCGACTCCGACAGTGACCCGGCGCGCTACGAAGGCCGCCGCGTCTCTCTGCAGCGCATCACCTACTTCTCGCCCTCGGTGGGCTACGAGATCAACGACACGCTGTCGGCCGGCCTGTCCATCGGCTTCTCCCACCAGGCCATGGCGCTGGACACCGACTTCCGCAACCCCGGCCTGCTCACCGGCCTGCTGCAGACCCTGCACGACACCACCTGCGTGCCCGGCGCGCAGGAGATCGTCGAGCTGGTGTTCAACGTCTGCGGCGGCCGCATCGGCCCCTATGACTCCCTCGCCAACCTGAAGCTGGACATGCAGCAGACCCTCTCGCCGAGCTTCAACCTGGGCGTGCTGTGGGAGCCCTACGACTGGTTCGCCTGGGGTGCGACCTACCAGAGCGAGTCGCGCATGCACCTCAAGGGCAAGTACCGCGTCGACTACACCAAGGACTGGCAGGGCTTCTGGTCCGGCATGCAGAGCTCGATCTTCGGCGCCTTCCTCAGCCCGCTGTTCCCCTACGGCAACGCCGAGGAAGAGCACGGCGTGGCGACCCTGAACATGGTCAATCCGGACAGCTTCTCCACCGGCATCAAGGTGCGCCCGTTCGACCGCTGGCAGTTCAACTTCGACCTGAAGTGGACCGACTACAGCGACTGGAACAAGCTGGAAATCGAGTTCGACAAGGAGCTCGACCTGCTGCGCATCGCCAAGAACTTCGCGCCCAATGGCGCCACCGACCACAGCATCATCCTCGACCGCGGCTACCAGGACACCTGGAGCTACGCCATGGGCGTGCAGTACGACGTCAACGACCGCCTGCAGCTGCGCGCCGGCTACGAATACCGCCCCTCGGCGATTCCCAAGGACAAGGCCGACGCCCTGGTGCCCATCGGTGATGCCGACCTCTACGGCCTGGGCCTGGGCTACCAGTGGGACAAGGACACGGTGATCGACCTGGGCTTCAACTACTTCGTCTCCAAGCAGAACATCAAGGCCGGCACCAGTTGCAACCTGAACTGCACCGGCATCGACAACCTGGTGTACAACCCGTATGCCGGCCTCGACGTCAGCACCACGGTGAAGGCCTACGTGTTCGCCATGACTTACCGCACCACCTTCTGA